In one Apostichopus japonicus isolate 1M-3 chromosome 18, ASM3797524v1, whole genome shotgun sequence genomic region, the following are encoded:
- the LOC139958938 gene encoding uncharacterized protein isoform X1 produces the protein MEQMIIFRGLICSCTIISTSDFYMALHCAIKDGDESMETYYICRAEQYCCEVDQCCYVNNGYHLPQLWYCWFFVLTGILICSLISGKYCKKRGNVRHVTVTSRMPHHGQQNTIMHPSSVMPNVWAIYPPSYSASNIMVTDASGRPFSQRNDFISSNSSTGPTEGYGNPPNPRPPLPTYPEGAAPGANLSYHTGLGNHYHAPPAPGFPTVIITDAVYDEPPSYESITSSSQHHPHVVSVH, from the exons ATGGAACAAATGATAATTTTCAGAGGTTTGATTTGTAGTTGTACAATAATATCTACGTCAG ATTTCTATATGGCTTTACACTGTGCAATTAAAGATGGCGATGAAAGTATGGAGACTTactatat ATGCCGTGCGGAGCAGTACTGTTGTGAGGTCGACCAGTGTTGTTACGTCAATAATGGATACCATCTTCCTCAGCTATGGTATTGCTG GTTTTTCGTTCTGACTGGCATCTTGATCTGTTCTCTAATAAGTGGTAAATACTGCAAGAAACGTGGTAATGTTCGTCACGTGACTGTGACGTCACGTATGCCTCATCATGGACAACAGAATACCATTATGCACCCATCATCAGTAATGCCGAATGTTTGGGCGATCTACCCTCCTAGCTACAGCGCCAGTAATATCATGGTCACAG ATGCATCTGGGAGACCTTTCTctcaaagaaatgatttcatcTCATCAAACTCCTCCACAGGACCAACAGAAGGCTATGGCAACCCACCAAATCCTCGTCCACCACTCCCCACATATCCGGAAGGTGCAGCACCAGGAGCAAACTTGTCATACCACACTGGTTTGGGGAACCATTACCATGCTCCCCCAGCCCCAGGGTTTCCTACCGTTATCATCACAGACGCAGTTTACGATGAGCCTCCCTCATATGAAAGCATCACCAGCAGTAGCCAGCATCATCCGCATGTTGTGTCGGTTCATTAA
- the LOC139958938 gene encoding uncharacterized protein isoform X3, translating into MALHCAIKDGDESMETYYICRAEQYCCEVDQCCYVNNGYHLPQLWYCWFFVLTGILICSLISGKYCKKRGNVRHVTVTSRMPHHGQQNTIMHPSSVMPNVWAIYPPSYSASNIMVTDASGRPFSQRNDFISSNSSTGPTEGYGNPPNPRPPLPTYPEGAAPGANLSYHTGLGNHYHAPPAPGFPTVIITDAVYDEPPSYESITSSSQHHPHVVSVH; encoded by the exons ATGGCTTTACACTGTGCAATTAAAGATGGCGATGAAAGTATGGAGACTTactatat ATGCCGTGCGGAGCAGTACTGTTGTGAGGTCGACCAGTGTTGTTACGTCAATAATGGATACCATCTTCCTCAGCTATGGTATTGCTG GTTTTTCGTTCTGACTGGCATCTTGATCTGTTCTCTAATAAGTGGTAAATACTGCAAGAAACGTGGTAATGTTCGTCACGTGACTGTGACGTCACGTATGCCTCATCATGGACAACAGAATACCATTATGCACCCATCATCAGTAATGCCGAATGTTTGGGCGATCTACCCTCCTAGCTACAGCGCCAGTAATATCATGGTCACAG ATGCATCTGGGAGACCTTTCTctcaaagaaatgatttcatcTCATCAAACTCCTCCACAGGACCAACAGAAGGCTATGGCAACCCACCAAATCCTCGTCCACCACTCCCCACATATCCGGAAGGTGCAGCACCAGGAGCAAACTTGTCATACCACACTGGTTTGGGGAACCATTACCATGCTCCCCCAGCCCCAGGGTTTCCTACCGTTATCATCACAGACGCAGTTTACGATGAGCCTCCCTCATATGAAAGCATCACCAGCAGTAGCCAGCATCATCCGCATGTTGTGTCGGTTCATTAA
- the LOC139958938 gene encoding uncharacterized protein isoform X2 translates to MEQMIIFRDFYMALHCAIKDGDESMETYYICRAEQYCCEVDQCCYVNNGYHLPQLWYCWFFVLTGILICSLISGKYCKKRGNVRHVTVTSRMPHHGQQNTIMHPSSVMPNVWAIYPPSYSASNIMVTDASGRPFSQRNDFISSNSSTGPTEGYGNPPNPRPPLPTYPEGAAPGANLSYHTGLGNHYHAPPAPGFPTVIITDAVYDEPPSYESITSSSQHHPHVVSVH, encoded by the exons ATGGAACAAATGATAATTTTCAGAG ATTTCTATATGGCTTTACACTGTGCAATTAAAGATGGCGATGAAAGTATGGAGACTTactatat ATGCCGTGCGGAGCAGTACTGTTGTGAGGTCGACCAGTGTTGTTACGTCAATAATGGATACCATCTTCCTCAGCTATGGTATTGCTG GTTTTTCGTTCTGACTGGCATCTTGATCTGTTCTCTAATAAGTGGTAAATACTGCAAGAAACGTGGTAATGTTCGTCACGTGACTGTGACGTCACGTATGCCTCATCATGGACAACAGAATACCATTATGCACCCATCATCAGTAATGCCGAATGTTTGGGCGATCTACCCTCCTAGCTACAGCGCCAGTAATATCATGGTCACAG ATGCATCTGGGAGACCTTTCTctcaaagaaatgatttcatcTCATCAAACTCCTCCACAGGACCAACAGAAGGCTATGGCAACCCACCAAATCCTCGTCCACCACTCCCCACATATCCGGAAGGTGCAGCACCAGGAGCAAACTTGTCATACCACACTGGTTTGGGGAACCATTACCATGCTCCCCCAGCCCCAGGGTTTCCTACCGTTATCATCACAGACGCAGTTTACGATGAGCCTCCCTCATATGAAAGCATCACCAGCAGTAGCCAGCATCATCCGCATGTTGTGTCGGTTCATTAA